Proteins found in one Mesorhizobium sp. CAU 1732 genomic segment:
- a CDS encoding ATP-binding protein, which produces MKVGIDMGMGAGNAPTMVDLEELLATRLLVQGNSGSGKSHLLRRLLEQSAPWVQQCVIDPEGDFVTLSDKFGHVVVDAARPEAELTRIAGRIRQHRVSVVLNLEGLDVDQQMRAAAAFLGGMFDAERDHWYPVLVVVDEAQLFAPAAAGEVSDEARKLSLGAMTNLMCRGRKRGLAGVIATQRLAKLAKNVAAEASNFLMGRTFLDIDMARAADLLGMDRRQAEQFRDLARGKFVALGPAVSRRPLAISIGPVETSARSVSPKLMPLPETAPEDAAELIFKMDPIELRQPVRRPPPPPPPTPTAEILAQLVRSRPDPSAAEPASLFPEIDEAERDAALASVMRQIIEDPDASFRTVAVLYQDFLVRCRIHRVPGAALDLATFKRRLAIARAGVADDLAAGDAWQQALTMSSTLTDDIQGVFLVVAQAAVSGAPCPSDAALARAYGTHSLSRARRMLTYFEERGLLVVRTDFHGQRVVVFPELDVETAPGDPNAPEDLDGRDAAE; this is translated from the coding sequence ATGAAGGTCGGCATCGACATGGGGATGGGCGCGGGCAACGCGCCGACGATGGTCGATCTGGAAGAGCTGCTCGCCACGCGTCTGCTGGTGCAGGGCAATTCCGGCTCCGGCAAATCGCACCTCCTGCGCCGCCTTCTGGAACAGTCGGCGCCATGGGTTCAGCAATGCGTCATCGATCCAGAGGGGGATTTCGTGACGCTGTCCGACAAGTTCGGCCATGTCGTCGTCGATGCGGCGCGCCCCGAGGCCGAATTGACGCGTATTGCCGGGCGTATCCGGCAGCACCGCGTGTCGGTCGTGCTCAATCTCGAAGGACTGGACGTCGATCAGCAGATGAGGGCGGCCGCCGCTTTTCTGGGCGGCATGTTCGATGCCGAGCGCGACCATTGGTATCCGGTCCTCGTCGTCGTTGACGAAGCCCAGCTTTTTGCGCCTGCTGCGGCGGGCGAGGTGTCCGACGAAGCGCGCAAGCTCTCGCTCGGTGCGATGACCAATCTGATGTGCCGTGGCCGCAAGCGCGGGCTTGCCGGCGTCATCGCGACTCAGCGTCTCGCCAAGCTGGCGAAGAACGTCGCCGCCGAGGCGTCGAACTTCCTGATGGGCCGCACATTTCTCGACATCGACATGGCGCGCGCGGCGGACCTTCTGGGCATGGACCGGCGTCAGGCCGAGCAGTTTCGCGATCTGGCGCGCGGCAAGTTCGTGGCGCTCGGCCCCGCCGTGTCGCGGCGGCCGCTGGCGATCTCGATCGGGCCCGTCGAGACATCGGCACGCTCGGTCAGCCCCAAGCTGATGCCGCTGCCCGAGACCGCGCCGGAAGATGCCGCCGAACTGATCTTCAAGATGGACCCGATCGAGCTTCGCCAGCCGGTACGCCGTCCGCCGCCACCTCCGCCGCCGACACCGACTGCGGAAATCCTGGCCCAGCTTGTCCGATCACGGCCGGATCCGTCTGCCGCAGAGCCTGCCTCGCTCTTTCCCGAGATCGACGAAGCTGAGCGTGACGCCGCTCTGGCATCGGTCATGCGCCAGATCATCGAGGACCCGGACGCGTCGTTCCGCACCGTTGCCGTGCTCTATCAGGATTTCCTCGTACGCTGCCGCATCCACCGCGTGCCGGGCGCAGCACTCGATCTCGCGACGTTCAAGCGCAGGCTGGCGATCGCGCGTGCGGGCGTTGCCGACGATCTGGCAGCGGGCGACGCGTGGCAGCAGGCGCTCACCATGTCCTCGACGCTGACGGATGACATCCAGGGCGTGTTCCTCGTCGTCGCGCAGGCGGCCGTATCGGGCGCGCCGTGCCCGTCCGACGCGGCACTCGCGCGGGCCTACGGAACGCACTCCCTGTCGCGCGCGCGGCGCATGCTCACCTATTTCGAGGAACGGGGACTGCTCGTCGTCCGCACGGATTTTCACGGCCAGCGCGTGGTCGTCTTTCCCGAACTCGACGTCGAGACCGCACCTGGCGATCCCAACGCGCCCGAGGATCTCGACGGTCGCGACGCCGCCGAGTAG
- a CDS encoding cation diffusion facilitator family transporter, translating into MASQASRTVVYAALAGNLAIAATKFVAAWFTGSSAMLSEAIHSLVDTSNQGLLLIGFRRAARPPTADHPFGHGMEIYFWGFVVALLVFSLGGALSIYEGIRRLSEHEPMTGAWVNFAVLGAALIIESLSLRVAWRELRAQQPEGSWLSAVRGSKDPGIFAIFCEDAAALGGLSIALIGVSLAYFLDMPIFDAIASIAIGVLLVFVAAFLARETLSLMTGESASVEVLADVRAVLNSDSRVVSVDEILSMHLGPEEILVAIAIDFRDEMTSVEIEAAALELGEMLKRKQPAIARVYMRPLRHRDAMGATEPVPEAGSA; encoded by the coding sequence TTGGCGTCTCAAGCATCCAGAACGGTCGTCTATGCCGCGCTCGCGGGAAATCTGGCCATCGCCGCGACGAAGTTCGTGGCGGCATGGTTCACCGGATCGAGCGCCATGCTGTCCGAAGCGATCCACTCGCTGGTGGACACCTCCAACCAGGGATTGCTTCTCATCGGCTTTCGCCGGGCCGCAAGGCCGCCGACTGCGGATCACCCGTTCGGCCACGGCATGGAAATCTATTTCTGGGGCTTCGTCGTGGCCCTTCTCGTGTTCTCGCTGGGTGGCGCGCTGTCGATCTACGAAGGCATTCGTCGGCTCAGCGAGCACGAGCCCATGACGGGTGCATGGGTGAATTTCGCGGTGCTCGGCGCTGCGCTCATTATCGAATCGCTCTCCCTGCGCGTGGCGTGGCGCGAGTTGCGGGCGCAGCAGCCGGAGGGATCCTGGCTCTCGGCGGTTCGCGGCAGCAAGGACCCCGGCATCTTCGCGATCTTCTGTGAGGATGCCGCCGCGCTAGGCGGACTGTCGATCGCGCTGATCGGCGTCTCGCTCGCCTACTTTCTCGACATGCCGATCTTCGACGCGATCGCCTCGATCGCAATCGGCGTGCTTCTGGTTTTCGTCGCTGCGTTCCTGGCGCGCGAGACGCTGAGCCTGATGACGGGCGAAAGCGCATCGGTCGAGGTGCTGGCCGATGTGCGCGCCGTGCTAAATAGCGATTCCCGCGTGGTATCGGTCGATGAAATCCTGTCGATGCATCTGGGGCCGGAGGAAATCCTCGTCGCGATCGCCATCGATTTTCGCGACGAGATGACCAGCGTGGAGATAGAGGCCGCGGCGCTTGAACTGGGCGAGATGCTCAAGCGCAAGCAGCCCGCGATCGCGCGTGTCTACATGCGCCCGCTGCGCCATCGCGATGCCATGGGCGCGACCGAACCTGTGCCCGAAGCAGGTAGCGCCTGA
- a CDS encoding DUF3592 domain-containing protein has protein sequence MMSMTVAGGRKGTGARLTAAAMGASLGLLLLAVGLAMLDKVAWGEASAHFAARNWPVAAATVMSVSLDEVPGEGSAAPTLQLSVLYTFDLDDERVEGTRAGLSDVGDLHDRRLKALYGRLQFARVTGRTLPVFYDPAEPALAYLDTDVAWKDSLLNAGLGLALMIGGGVALATAMTPRARRFKTRP, from the coding sequence ATGATGAGTATGACGGTCGCCGGGGGCCGCAAAGGCACCGGCGCGAGACTGACTGCGGCAGCGATGGGGGCGTCGCTCGGACTGCTTTTGCTGGCTGTCGGTCTGGCGATGCTGGACAAGGTCGCGTGGGGCGAGGCGTCGGCGCATTTCGCCGCGCGTAACTGGCCGGTTGCCGCGGCGACCGTGATGTCCGTCTCGCTCGACGAAGTTCCCGGCGAAGGCTCCGCCGCACCAACGCTTCAGCTTTCCGTTCTCTACACATTCGACTTGGACGACGAACGCGTCGAGGGAACTCGCGCCGGCCTGTCGGATGTCGGAGACCTGCATGATCGACGCCTGAAGGCGCTTTACGGCAGGCTTCAGTTCGCGCGCGTCACCGGGCGCACGCTGCCCGTTTTCTACGACCCGGCCGAGCCCGCTCTTGCCTATCTGGACACCGACGTTGCGTGGAAGGACAGCCTTCTGAACGCAGGGCTGGGGTTGGCGCTGATGATTGGAGGCGGCGTTGCGTTGGCGACGGCGATGACGCCGCGGGCACGGCGGTTCAAAACGCGGCCGTAA
- a CDS encoding serine hydrolase — translation MKRRTLLLAPLLIAAPRFAFAQEAGADRSIAAILDDAAELDPLKTVIVSRDGEIIGERGYRGNGLDAPTNIKSASKSVVSALVGIAIDKGVLEGVDQKIAPILRADLPANPDPRIADITIGNLLSMQAGLGRTSGPNYGRWVASRNWVREALSMPFDGEPGGDMLYSTGSTHLLSAILTRASGRSTRELAREWLEEPLANFRIGGWDRDPQGIYLGGNQMAMSARSLLSFGELYRNGGIADGTRLLSAEWIEQSWTPRTASRFSGDGYGYGWFLREIGGEGVRYAWGYGGQMLYIAPAIGLTVVMTSQENNPSARNGYRDALHGLTARIITAAAREA, via the coding sequence ATGAAAAGACGCACGCTTCTCCTCGCCCCGCTGCTGATTGCCGCGCCCCGCTTCGCCTTTGCGCAAGAGGCCGGGGCTGATCGCTCCATCGCCGCGATACTGGATGACGCGGCCGAACTCGATCCGTTGAAGACGGTCATCGTGTCGCGCGACGGCGAGATCATCGGTGAGCGCGGTTATCGCGGAAACGGGCTCGACGCGCCGACCAACATCAAATCGGCTTCCAAGTCGGTCGTTTCCGCCCTTGTCGGCATTGCGATCGACAAGGGCGTGCTGGAAGGCGTCGACCAGAAGATCGCGCCGATCCTGCGCGCCGACCTCCCGGCGAATCCCGACCCGCGCATCGCCGACATCACGATCGGCAATCTCCTGTCGATGCAGGCGGGGCTCGGGCGCACCTCCGGCCCGAACTACGGGCGTTGGGTTGCAAGCCGCAACTGGGTGCGCGAGGCGCTCTCGATGCCTTTCGATGGCGAGCCGGGCGGCGACATGCTCTATTCTACCGGCTCCACGCATCTCCTCTCGGCGATCCTGACGCGTGCGAGCGGCCGCTCGACCCGCGAGCTGGCGCGGGAGTGGCTGGAGGAGCCGCTCGCCAATTTCCGCATCGGCGGCTGGGATCGCGATCCGCAAGGCATCTATCTCGGCGGCAACCAGATGGCGATGAGCGCGCGATCGTTGCTCTCCTTCGGCGAGCTTTATCGCAATGGCGGCATCGCCGATGGGACGCGTCTTCTCTCCGCCGAATGGATCGAGCAATCATGGACGCCGCGCACCGCGTCGCGCTTTTCCGGCGACGGCTACGGCTATGGCTGGTTCCTGCGTGAGATCGGCGGTGAGGGCGTGCGTTATGCTTGGGGTTATGGGGGACAGATGCTCTACATCGCGCCGGCGATCGGACTGACGGTCGTGATGACCTCGCAGGAAAACAATCCTTCTGCCCGGAACGGCTATCGCGATGCGCTGCACGGCCTGACTGCGAGGATCATCACCGCCGCTGCACGCGAGGCCTGA